One window of the Triticum dicoccoides isolate Atlit2015 ecotype Zavitan chromosome 3B, WEW_v2.0, whole genome shotgun sequence genome contains the following:
- the LOC119276759 gene encoding YTH domain-containing protein ECT3-like, with amino-acid sequence MEPKPNTALAHKPIEEAVDNLKIDASTKASNGNLPAAKDASSSDAISCISSADAASTAAKDTEMNQGAYMGDQGMYYYGYYYPGSFGGWDENGYYAGSNGLEMQPTVVQAENGSYLCYVPGYENGYTAYSPVVPGTGVDSQYVNKEPYYSAVIPVQDPSTPGMYAQPIAYGPELVPAYTWDPYVLLDGVQGHPVGVQQTNYPTRSNYPSNKHAVPSSKASRSTKYAPGTTKGSSSAVDTVPTSANNYPSSKFANKASGASITKGHLPSSKFVVHTNQGKGSLYQSKGINLNESGRNCNGNEKLKARSKLNEFGDRDISDKHNDESKKILSPGADRFGLSGVQEVNDDIPSLVAVRRDSYNLPDFVTKYEQALFFVIKSYSEDDIHKSIKYNVWASTPNGNKRLDNAYKIAQERMAGKGTKCPVFLFFSVNASGQFCGVAEMLGPVDFNKSMNFWQQDKWNGFFPVKWHIIKDVPNPQFRHIILENNENKPVTNSRDTQEVKFLQGAEMLNIFKNFSCKTSILDDFDFYENRQKVMQDRRGKPLTTSLDHLTPKDEKPAESEKQAQSASSVEHHNAKRNEEQSNDVTTNLDTAKRGQDQSNVVAADVDAAKASEQSKGVATDVDTAKTSEQSKEVATDLDAAKRSEETNMVTADVDTSKRSEEQSNMVAAKLDTAKKSEEQTSSVAAAG; translated from the exons ATGGAGCCCAAGCCCAACACCGCGCTCGCCCACAAGC CTATAGAAGAGGCAGTAGACAACTTGAAGATTGATGCTAGCACGAAGGCAAGCAACGGCAACTTG CCTGCTGCAAAAGACGCAAGTTCTTCGGATGCAATATCATGCATTTCCTCGGCAGATGCAGCTAGTACTGCCGCCAAGGATACTGAGATGAACCAAGGAGCTTATATGGGGGACCAAGGGATGTATTACTATGGGTACTATTATCCAG GCTCATTTGGAGGATGGGATGAGAATGGCTACTATGCTGGATCGAATGGACTGGAGATGCAACCGACA GTCGTTCAAGCTGAGAATGGGTCTTATTTGTGTTATGTTCCGGGTTACGAAAATGGTTATACTGCTTATAGTCCAGTCGTTCCTGGAACTGGCGTGGATAGTCAGTATGTCAACAAAGAGCCATATTACTCCGCTGTGATTCCCGTGCAGGACCCTTCTACACCTGGCATGTATGCTCAACCAATTGCTTACGGACCTGAGCTAGTCCCCGCATACACATGGGACCCTTATGTTCTTCTGGATGGGGTTCAGGGACATCCTGTTGGTGTGCAGCAAACAAACTACCCTACAAGATCAAATTACCCTTCCAATAAGCATGCTGTTCCATCTTCAAAAGCTTCACGCAGCACAAAGTATGCACCGGGTACCACCAAAGGATCATCATCAGCTGTAGACACAGTGCCAACCTCTGCCAATAACTATCCATCATCAAAGTTTGCAAATAAG GCATCTGGTGCTTCCATAACAAAAGGGCATCTTCCGTCCAGCAAGTTTGTGGTTCATACTAACCAAGGGAAAGGAAGCCTTTATCAAAGTAAAGGCATTAATTTGAATGAAAGTGGTAGAAACTGCAACGGGAATGAGAAGCTGAAGGCCAGAAGCAAGCTAAATGAATTTGGTGACCGTGACATATCAGATAAACACAATGATGAGTCAAAAAAAATTTTGAGCCCAGGAGCAGATCGTTTTGGATTGTCAGGTGTACAGGAGGTTAACGATGACATACCTTCACTTGTTGCAGTAAGAAGAGATTCATATAATCTTCCTGATTTTGTTACGAAGTATGAGCAAGCTTTATTCTTCGTCATTAAATCTTATAGTGAAGATGATATTCACAAGAGTATCAAGTACAATGTTTGGGCAAGTACTCCTAATGGAAATAAAAGGCTTGACAATGCCTATAAAATTGCACAAGAAAGAATGGCAGGAAAAGGAACCAAATGCCCTGTTTTCCTCTTCTTTTCT GTTAATGCTAGTGGTCAGTTCTGTGGTGTGGCTGAGATGCTTGGCCCAGTAGATTTCAACAAGAGTATGAACTTCTGGCAACAGGACAAGTGGAATGGATTCTTCCCAGTAAAATGGCACATTATCAAGGACGTGCCTAATCCTCAATTTCGACACATAATATTGGAGAATAATGAGAACAAGCCTGTTACAAACAGCAGGGACACTCAAGAG GTCAAGTTTCTACAAGGTGCAGAGATGCTGAACATTTTCAAGAACTTCTCATGTAAAACGTCAATATTGGATGACTTTGACTTCTATGAGAATAGGCAGAAAGTAATGCAGGACAGAAGAGGCAAGCCGCTTACGACATCATTGGATCACCTCACG CCAAAGGATGAGAAACCGGCAGAGTCTGAAAAGCAAGCTCAATCTGCAAGTAGCGTAGAGCATCATAATGCCAAGAGAAATGAGGAGCAGAGCAACGATGTTACAACAAATCTTGATACAGCCAAGAGAGGTCAGGATCAGAGCAACGTGGTTGCAGCAGATGTTGATGCAGCCAAGGCAAGTGAGCAGAGCAAAGGGGTTGCAACAGATGTTGATACAGCCAAGACAAGTGAGCAGAGCAAAGAGGTTGCAACAGATCTTGATGCAGCCAAGAGAAGCGAGGAGACCAACATGGTGACAGCAGATGTTGATACATCCAAGAGAAGCGAGGAACAGAGCAACATGGTCGCCGCGAAGCTTGATACAGCCAAGAAAAGCGAGGAGCAGACCAGCAGTGTTGCTGCGGCAGGCTGA